Genomic window (Polaromonas sp. JS666):
ACCCGATGCGGTTCGCCCGACCATCGTGACCCAGGTACCGCTGCGGGGCAAGCTGAAAAAGTAGGCCAGCCATGGCTGCGCCCTCCTCCGCTGCGCCTCCGGCCGTTCCACCGCAGCCGGGCAACCCGCTGCATGGCGTCACGCTGGAAGCCATCGTCACCGCGCTGGCGGAGCACTATGGCTGGGAAGACCTCGGGCAGCGCATCAATATCCGCTGCTTCACCAGTGAGCCCAGCGTGGCGTCGAGCCTGAAGTTTTTGCGCAAGACGCCCTGGGCGCGCGAGAAGGTGGAAAGTCTGTACCTCTTCATGTTGCGCGAAAACCGGCGCGCCAGCCCGCCCGTGCACAACTTTCCGCCTCCGCGAACCTGACACACACTGCACCCAAACGCGGGAGAGTCGGCGTCCCTCAGTCCGCCGCGCCGCGACATCCTGGCTAGCACCAATACGGCTCCGTCAAGTTATTCACCCTGAATCGGAATGACCAACACCTTGACTTGTCATTGCGGGCCTGACCCGCAATCCATGGATCCCGGATCAAGTCCGGAATGACAAACCAGGG
Coding sequences:
- a CDS encoding VF530 family DNA-binding protein codes for the protein MAAPSSAAPPAVPPQPGNPLHGVTLEAIVTALAEHYGWEDLGQRINIRCFTSEPSVASSLKFLRKTPWAREKVESLYLFMLRENRRASPPVHNFPPPRT